TGTCCAAATAGGGCATAATTGTGATATAGGGCAAAATTGTATCATCGTTGCACAAACTGGAATTTCAGGCTCAAGTGAGCTTGGACGCAATGTGGTTATGGGTGGACAAAGTGCAACGAGTGGACATCTAAGAATAGGGGATTTTAGTACCATTGCAGCTCGTGGTGGTGTGAGTAAAAATCTTGAAGGCGGTAGAGTTTATGGAGGTTTTCCTATAATGCTTCAAAAAGATTGGCTTAAACTTCAAGCAAAAATTGCTATGAAATTTAAAGAATAAATTTATAAAATAAGCATAGCATCGCCATAAGAGTAAAAACGATATTTTTCTTTTATGGCAATATCATAAAGTTTAAGGCAATTTTGCCTTCCTATAAATGCTGAAACTAACATAATTAGAGTTGATTTTGGTAGATGAAAATTAGTTAAAAGATAGTCTTGTCTTAGGGGCGGGTTGTGAGGATGTAAAAAAAGATCACAAAAGCCTTGGCTTTGTTTAGTTCTTGCGTAGTATTCTATAGTCCTTGTTACTGTAGTGCCTATACCTAAAATCTTTTTTTGAGAATCAATCACTTCACATGCTTTTTTAGGAATATCAAAAAATTCACTGTGCATTTTATGATTTTCTAAATTTTCACATTCTACACTTTTAAAAGTGCCTGCGCCAACGTGCAAAGTCAAATGATAAATTTCATGCCTCTTTTTTAAATTCTCAAGCATATTTTCGCTAAAATGTAAACTAGCCGTAGGAGCCGCTACTGCTCCTAAATTTTTAGCAAAAATACTTTGATAATCTTCTAAATCACTTTTTTCATCACTTCTTTTGATGTAAGGAGGTAAGGGTACATGTCCTATTGTATCAAGGAGTTTATAAAGTTTGAAAGTATTTAAAATTTCATTATTTTGAAAAAATTGCACCTTGCGTAAGCCATCATCTAAAAGTTCTACAACTTGAGCTTTTAAATTTTGTTCAAAAGATAAAATTTCATCTTTTTTAACGCGCCCTTTAATTTGTGCTAAAAAAAGTGAATCTTGCGAACCTAAACAGGGTTGATGTAGAAAAAGTTCTATTTTTCCACCGCTTGATTTATTCCCATAAATTCTTGCTTTAATGACTTTAGTATCATTAAAAAAGAGGGTGCAATCGGGTAAGAAATCTTGTAAATTTTTAAAAGTAGTATGAGAAATTTGATTATTTTTTCGCTCAAAAACTAAGAGTTTGGCATCTTCTTTAGGATGCACAGGATAAGTAGCTATAAGTTCGTTGGGTAAGGTATAATCATAGCTTGAAAGAAGTAAATCTTTCATTTATCGCTTTCTTCTTTTTCTTCATCTTTTGGAGCAGGATTTACCTTTTGAACGATTAAAATAGAAAGTCCATAAAGTCCGCAAAGTGGTCCAGCCATTAAAAATTGAGATAAAACATCAGGTGGAGTCATAAAGGCTGAAAATACAAAGATAGCTAAAACAGCTATGCGAAAATGGCGCTTTAAGAAACTATCATCAATAAGTCCAATTTTGGCAAAGAAGAAAGCTATAACAGGCATTTCAAAAGCCAAGCCAAAAGCAACAACTACTTTTGTAAAAAAGTCCACATAAGTTCCTATGGTGATTACAGGATTAAAATCTTCACTTAAACCAAAATTGATTAAAAATTTAAAAGCTAAAGGCACTACAATAAAATAGCAAAAACAAGCTCCTAGAGCAAACATAATGCTTGCAAAGCTTACAAAAGGCACCACAAGGCGTTTTTCATTATCATAAAGGCCTGGGGCTACGAATTTCCAAAATTGCCAAAAAATAACAGGCAAAGAAAAAATAAAAGCAGCAAAAAAGCTTACCTTCATAGCTGTAAATAAAGCCTCTTGAACTTCGATAACATTGACATGTTTAGCCACTTCAGGCAAAGCCTGAATAAGAGGTGCTTTTAACACATCTAAGATATAGCTACGAAAAGCAAAACATACTATAAACATTACAATCACACAAGCAACGCTAATAAAAAGACGCTTTCTAAGTTCTATTAAATGGGGTCTTAATTCTTCAAACATTTATTTTTCTACTTTTTCTTGATTTTCAAATGGATTGAGTTTGGGTTTTTGATTTTCATTTGGATTTTGTTCGTTTGGGTTAGGGGTGGAATTTTCTCTGCTATCAAAAGTCAAATCCACTTTAGTTTTATCCAAAATATCTCTTTTTAAATCATCAAATTCTTCAAAACTAAGTTTTTTACGGATGTTTTCATTTGCACTTGAAAATTCATCTTTGTATTTTTTAGCTTCTTCCTTTAAATCATTGATACGAATTTCTTTTTCTATGCTTGATTTTGCATCATCGATATTGCGTTTTAAAGCCTTTAAAATTTTTGCTATTTGCACTATGGCTTCAGGAAGTTTATCAGGCCCTAAAACTAAAATTGCTACTATTAAAATTACAATAATTTCACCAAAACTCATAAACAATACTCTTAAAATATTTGAAATTTTATAAAAGAAATATTTTACTTAAAAAAGTTGAATTTAAGATGAGAGATATAAGGCAAGCTCATCGCTAATTAAAAAGTTAAGATTATAGTAACGCCCTTTCTCAAATTTAAGCTTTTTTTCTCTTACAAGTAAATTGGCTTTTTCTTTTTGAATTTCGCTTAATTTGCATTCTTCAATACCCACTATACTTCTTAGTCCTAAAAATAGATGTTCTAAATTTAAATCTTCTTGACTTAGTTTTTCAACATCCCTAAAGACAGGATTTTGAAGATAAGCTTTTAAATTTTTAGCCGTATAAAAACGCTCATTTTTATAACAACTCACCGCGCTCAAACCACAGCCTAGATAATCCAAACCTTTCCAGTAGGCTAAATTGTGTTTGCAAATTTGGGCTTTATTTTTGGCAAAATTACTGATTTCGTATTGTAAAAATCCAAGCTTTTGAAGTTCTTGGATAAAAAATTTCATCAAATAGGGTGCATTTTTTTTAAAATGATCCTTTTTTGCAAAAGCACTCAGTGGCTCTATGGTAAGATTGTAAGCGCTTAGATGAGTGATTAAATTTTTAATTTGTTTTAATTGTTCAAGTTCAAATTGAAGCATTTTTTTATCATCTAATTTTGTATCATAAATAAGATCTAAATTAATCTTTTTAAATCCCAGTTTATTCGCATTTTCCAATGCTTTAAAAATCATTTTTTGATCATGAATTCTTCCTAAAAATTCTAGTTTTTTAGGATGAAAGCTTTGCGCTCCAAAAGAGATACGATTAAGGCCTAAATTTTTCATTGTTTTAAGCCAGTCTATATCGGCTGAATTGGGATTAGCCTCGCTTGAAAATTCTATATTTTTACTTAAAAAAGGTTCTATAAGTGTTAAAATCATCTCAAAATTTTTTGCACTAACAGCACTTGGAGTGCCTCCTCCTATAAAGAGGGTTTTAATGCTATTTTTTTTAATATTTAATTTTTGCAAATGAAAGGAAATATCTTTATATAAAGCCTCAAAATATTTGTTTTCATAATCATGTTTTTTTAGACTTGTAAAAGCACAATAATGGCATTTGCTTTCGCAAAAAGGGATATGAATATATAAATGCATAAAAACCTTAAATTTTATAATGTTATTTTCTTATTTTAATGAAATTTTGATTTCATTTAGGTTAAAATTATAAGCTTAAAATTGAAGGAAAAAAGTGGAAAAAGAAAAAAAGTATAGACCCAATGTCGCTGCTATTGTTTTATCAAGTGCTTATCCTTTTGAGTGTAAGCTTTTTATAGCCAAAAGAAGCGATATGGATAATATTTGGCAGTTTCCACAAGGTGGTATCGATGAGGGAGAAGACCCTAAAAGTGCTGTATTAAGAGAGCTTAAGGAAGAGATTGGCACGAATGAAGTGGAAATCATAGCTGAGCATCCTGAATGGTTGAGTTATGACTTTCCAGAAAAGATTGCTAAAAAAATGTATCCTTATGATGGGCAAAGCCAAAAATATTTTTTAGTGCGATTAAAACACGGTGCTAAAATTAATATTAATACAAAACATCCTGAATTTGATGCTTATCAATTTGTCGGAGTAAAACAAGTGTTTGAAACCATAAATCATTTCAAGAGAAATATTTATGTTAAAGTTATTAAATATTTTGAAGAGAAAGGTTATATTTAATGCTTATAGTTCAAAAATATGGCGGAACAAGCGTTGGCACTTTAGAACGCATTGATGCGGTAGCAGAGCGTGTTATAAAAAGTGCAAAAGAGGGACATCAGCTTGTGGTTGTAGTTTCAGCGATGAGTGGAGTTACAAATACTTTAATAGAGCAAGCAGAATACTTTAGCAAAAATCCTAATGGCAAAGATATGGATATGCTTTTAAGTAGTGGAGAGCGCGTAACGAGTGCTTTACTTTCTATTGCGCTCAATGAAAGAGGATATCCTTCTCTTGCTTTTTCAGGGAGAAAAGCAGGAATTGTTACAGATAGCGTTTCTACAAAGGCTAGAATTTCTTATATTGACACTCAAGAAATTACCAAGGCTTTAAATGAAGGAAAAATAGTCGTTGTAGCGGGCTTTCAAGGAGTTGATAAAGAGGGTGATGTTACAACTTTAGGGCGTGGCGGAAGTGATTTGAGTGCGGTTGCTGTTGCAGGAGCTCTTAAGGCGGATTTGTGTGAAATTTATACCGATGTGGATGGAGTTTATACTACAGATCCAAGGATTGAACCAAAGGCAAAAAAACTTGATAAAATTTCTTATGAAGAAATGCTTGAGCTTGCTAGTTTGGGAGCTAAGGTTTTGCAAAATCGCTCGGTTGAACTTGCAAAAAAATTAAATGTAAAATTAGTTACTAGAAGTAGTTTTAATGATAATGAGGGTACAATGATAACAAAAGAAGATGGAATGGAACAAGCTTTAGTTAGTGGTATTGCTTTAGATAAAAATCAAGCAAGAGTAACTTTAAGAAATATAGAAGATAAACCAGGAATCGCGGCTGAAATTTTTTCTGTTTTAGCGGATGAAAATATCAATGTAGATATGATTATACAAAATGTTGGAGTAGATGGAGCTACAAATTTAGGATTTACTGTGCCTCAAAATGAGCTTGATTTGGCAAAAAATGCTATGCAAAAAATTTTAGGCTCTAAAACAACTATAGAAAGTGATAGTGCTGTGGTTAAAGTTTCTATAGTGGGCGTAGGTATGAAATCACATTCAGGTGTAGCAAGCAAAGCCTTTAAAGCTTTAGCAGATGAGGGTATTAATATAGGCATGATTTCTACAAGCGAGATTAAAATTTCAATGATTGTGCATGAAAAATATGGCGAGCTTGCAGTAAGAGCCTTGCATGAGTGTTATGGGCTTGATAAATAAATGAGCGATTTTTTAAGTTTTACGCTTGAAAATATCCGCAATGGCGGAACATTTATGGCTTGGATGGAGTCTCGTCGTTTAGAATGGGCTCCTTTAATGGCCGCAAGATTAAAATACCTTTTAGAGGGGCGAACCTTTGTTTTAATGTGTGATGAACAAAGGGCTTGGTATGAAGAATACTTTTTAGCAAATATAAATTCCAAAACTACTCGCCCCATGCTTCCTTTTGTGTCTTTAAAATCTTTATGTAAAAAAAAGATACAAAATATCGAAGATATAGCCTTGCTTAATGATTTACTTGATATTTCGTTTCCTAATGGCTTTATTTATTTTTATATAGGGAGTGCAAGCGATAAGAAATCATTAATCGCTAAATCACGCGACGATAGTCTTTTATGGCTTTTTGATGAGCAATTGCAAGATAGTTTTTATTTGAATTCCAAAGATAAAGATTTAGATGTCAAGCTCATCACTCTTTATAAACTTTTTGATACGAGTTTGGATGCGATTTTATTTTCCAAAGTGAGTCTTTAGTGTTTGTAAGTAAAATTATCATCACCGATGATTTTGATGGTATTAGGGCTGAACTTTTAAAGCAATTTCATCCCAATTCTTTGCGTTTTATACCTAAAGAAGTTGCAAGTGAGTTTTTAATCGATGATGCTAAAGCGGTTGAAAAGGAAAGCTATATCGCAGAAACAAGTGAAAAAATCATTGTTTTAATGGCAAATTCTTTTAGGATAGAAGCTCAAAATTTTTTACTCAAGCTTCTTGAAGAGCCGCCAAAAAATATTAAATTTCTTATCGTAGTTCCTTCTAAAAATTTACTTTTACCCACCATAAAATCGCGTCTTATTTGTGAAAAACGCAACAAAATAAAGGCTAAAAATACTTTAAATTTAGAACTTAATAAAATGGATTTAAAGACTTTGTTTGAGTTTTTACAAGAAAATGAAAATTTAGATAAAGCAGAATTAATGGAAAAAATTGCACTGATTGCAGAAGAAAGTGTTAAATTTAAAGATTTTAATGCCGATGAGCTTGAATTTTTTTATGAAAGCTATGAGCTTGCAAAGTTAAATTCCAAAAGCTCTTTGATACTGGCTACGCTTTTATTAAATTATTATACAAAGAATGAAAAATGAAATTTTTTAAAATCAATCCAAACACTGATTTTAGCTTGCTTTGCTCTTTTATAAATCCTCATAAAATGGGGCAAAAAA
The window above is part of the Campylobacter coli genome. Proteins encoded here:
- the queA gene encoding tRNA preQ1(34) S-adenosylmethionine ribosyltransferase-isomerase QueA; translation: MKDLLLSSYDYTLPNELIATYPVHPKEDAKLLVFERKNNQISHTTFKNLQDFLPDCTLFFNDTKVIKARIYGNKSSGGKIELFLHQPCLGSQDSLFLAQIKGRVKKDEILSFEQNLKAQVVELLDDGLRKVQFFQNNEILNTFKLYKLLDTIGHVPLPPYIKRSDEKSDLEDYQSIFAKNLGAVAAPTASLHFSENMLENLKKRHEIYHLTLHVGAGTFKSVECENLENHKMHSEFFDIPKKACEVIDSQKKILGIGTTVTRTIEYYARTKQSQGFCDLFLHPHNPPLRQDYLLTNFHLPKSTLIMLVSAFIGRQNCLKLYDIAIKEKYRFYSYGDAMLIL
- the tatC gene encoding twin-arginine translocase subunit TatC, with translation MFEELRPHLIELRKRLFISVACVIVMFIVCFAFRSYILDVLKAPLIQALPEVAKHVNVIEVQEALFTAMKVSFFAAFIFSLPVIFWQFWKFVAPGLYDNEKRLVVPFVSFASIMFALGACFCYFIVVPLAFKFLINFGLSEDFNPVITIGTYVDFFTKVVVAFGLAFEMPVIAFFFAKIGLIDDSFLKRHFRIAVLAIFVFSAFMTPPDVLSQFLMAGPLCGLYGLSILIVQKVNPAPKDEEKEESDK
- the tatB gene encoding Sec-independent protein translocase protein TatB, whose amino-acid sequence is MSFGEIIVILIVAILVLGPDKLPEAIVQIAKILKALKRNIDDAKSSIEKEIRINDLKEEAKKYKDEFSSANENIRKKLSFEEFDDLKRDILDKTKVDLTFDSRENSTPNPNEQNPNENQKPKLNPFENQEKVEK
- the hemW gene encoding radical SAM family heme chaperone HemW; translation: MHLYIHIPFCESKCHYCAFTSLKKHDYENKYFEALYKDISFHLQKLNIKKNSIKTLFIGGGTPSAVSAKNFEMILTLIEPFLSKNIEFSSEANPNSADIDWLKTMKNLGLNRISFGAQSFHPKKLEFLGRIHDQKMIFKALENANKLGFKKINLDLIYDTKLDDKKMLQFELEQLKQIKNLITHLSAYNLTIEPLSAFAKKDHFKKNAPYLMKFFIQELQKLGFLQYEISNFAKNKAQICKHNLAYWKGLDYLGCGLSAVSCYKNERFYTAKNLKAYLQNPVFRDVEKLSQEDLNLEHLFLGLRSIVGIEECKLSEIQKEKANLLVREKKLKFEKGRYYNLNFLISDELALYLSS
- a CDS encoding RNA pyrophosphohydrolase — translated: MEKEKKYRPNVAAIVLSSAYPFECKLFIAKRSDMDNIWQFPQGGIDEGEDPKSAVLRELKEEIGTNEVEIIAEHPEWLSYDFPEKIAKKMYPYDGQSQKYFLVRLKHGAKININTKHPEFDAYQFVGVKQVFETINHFKRNIYVKVIKYFEEKGYI
- a CDS encoding aspartate kinase, producing the protein MLIVQKYGGTSVGTLERIDAVAERVIKSAKEGHQLVVVVSAMSGVTNTLIEQAEYFSKNPNGKDMDMLLSSGERVTSALLSIALNERGYPSLAFSGRKAGIVTDSVSTKARISYIDTQEITKALNEGKIVVVAGFQGVDKEGDVTTLGRGGSDLSAVAVAGALKADLCEIYTDVDGVYTTDPRIEPKAKKLDKISYEEMLELASLGAKVLQNRSVELAKKLNVKLVTRSSFNDNEGTMITKEDGMEQALVSGIALDKNQARVTLRNIEDKPGIAAEIFSVLADENINVDMIIQNVGVDGATNLGFTVPQNELDLAKNAMQKILGSKTTIESDSAVVKVSIVGVGMKSHSGVASKAFKALADEGINIGMISTSEIKISMIVHEKYGELAVRALHECYGLDK
- a CDS encoding HobA family DNA replication regulator, which codes for MSDFLSFTLENIRNGGTFMAWMESRRLEWAPLMAARLKYLLEGRTFVLMCDEQRAWYEEYFLANINSKTTRPMLPFVSLKSLCKKKIQNIEDIALLNDLLDISFPNGFIYFYIGSASDKKSLIAKSRDDSLLWLFDEQLQDSFYLNSKDKDLDVKLITLYKLFDTSLDAILFSKVSL
- a CDS encoding DNA polymerase III subunit delta', producing MFVSKIIITDDFDGIRAELLKQFHPNSLRFIPKEVASEFLIDDAKAVEKESYIAETSEKIIVLMANSFRIEAQNFLLKLLEEPPKNIKFLIVVPSKNLLLPTIKSRLICEKRNKIKAKNTLNLELNKMDLKTLFEFLQENENLDKAELMEKIALIAEESVKFKDFNADELEFFYESYELAKLNSKSSLILATLLLNYYTKNEK